One Cystobacter ferrugineus genomic window, AGGACTACCGCTGGGCGATCCTGCGCGCCCGCATGTCGCGCGGCTGGTTCGAGGTGTTCAACCTGTTCTTCATCGTGCTGTACCAGAACGCGATCCTCGTGCTGATCACACTGCCGGCGTGGACGGCGTACGAGTACCGGGCTACACCGTTCGGCCTGCTCGATGGCCTCGCCGCTGCCTTCTTCCTCGCGCTGCTGCTCGGCGAGACGGTCGCCGACCAGCAGCAGTGGGACTTCCACCAGCGCAAGGCCGCGGGCACCGCGGAGGGGCGGTTCCTCACGAGCGGCCTCTGGCGGTTCTCCCGTCACCCCAACTACTTCTTCGAGCAGGCGCAGTGGTGGGTGTTCTTCCTGTTCGGCGCGATCGCCGCCGGCTCGCTGCTGCAGTGGACGGTGCTCGGGGCCGTGCTGCTCACGCTCCTGTTCGTCGGCTCGACGATCTTCACCGAGAGCATCACGCGCTCGAAGTACCCCGAGTACGCCGATTACCAGGTGGTGACCTCGTCGATCGTGCCGCTGCCTCCGCGACGCGCCCGCGCCGCGCGTGCGGCCACCTGAGCAGCGGGGTTGGCGTGGAGCGCATGTCGTGCCTCAGGCCCGCACGGCGCTCTTCGAGTACACCAGGCGCGGCACGCGTCATCGGTGGACGGGATGGCGGTCGAGCCAGCGGGCGATGGTCTGACCGATCTGATCGGGCAGATCCTCGCTGGCGTGGTGGCCGGCCTGGCCGAGCGCCACCACCTCGAGTGCGGTGAACGTGTCGCGCGCCCACTCGACGGTGGCGGGTGCGCCGAGCGGCGTCGGGCTGT contains:
- a CDS encoding DUF1295 domain-containing protein; this encodes MHPVIVVGIVAAAASAFCWITSLITRENSWVDRLWSIVPVVYVWIFAAWTGLADPRLVVMSVLATLWGARLTFNFARKGGYTGTEDYRWAILRARMSRGWFEVFNLFFIVLYQNAILVLITLPAWTAYEYRATPFGLLDGLAAAFFLALLLGETVADQQQWDFHQRKAAGTAEGRFLTSGLWRFSRHPNYFFEQAQWWVFFLFGAIAAGSLLQWTVLGAVLLTLLFVGSTIFTESITRSKYPEYADYQVVTSSIVPLPPRRARAARAAT